The following are encoded together in the Gordonia insulae genome:
- a CDS encoding class I adenylate-forming enzyme family protein, with protein MASIVAELWRNADETPERMAVGSGTRTLTYGELRERIAGSAARCAELGVQIGDRVLFIAPSVPEFVVTYYGLQTAGATIITMNVMSTVPEIEYVVGDSGTSLIVAWHECATNARSVAESAGLPFVEIGPFDDEEGGPAPVTSFVDRADDDVAVILYTSGTTGRPKGAALTVGNITACPVAFRQVLDLGSAERWATALPLFHVFGQAIVMNGALSTGGSLSLLSPFTPAAFMDLLRDERITIACGVPTMWNAMLQVTGDYPPSDFADLRLACSGGASLPAEVIRAFQERFGCAIMEGYGLTETSGAATFRGADGAVGSVGPALPGFTIEVRDPDGEVVAPEVIGEIFIKAPTVMKEYWNRPDATAADLTDGWLRTGDLGTMDADGALRIVDRAKDLIIRGGYNVYPREVEEVLYEHPDIVEVAVVGVADDHYGEEIAAVITPRAGAQLDADGLREWAGERLSAYKIPRIVQTVDALPKGATGKILKRAIDRDALRRIEH; from the coding sequence ATGGCAAGCATCGTCGCGGAACTGTGGCGCAACGCCGATGAGACGCCGGAGCGGATGGCGGTCGGCAGCGGAACGAGGACGCTGACCTACGGCGAGCTCCGCGAACGCATCGCCGGTTCCGCGGCGAGGTGTGCCGAACTCGGCGTGCAGATCGGGGATCGGGTGCTGTTCATCGCGCCGTCGGTGCCGGAGTTCGTGGTCACGTACTACGGTCTGCAGACGGCCGGGGCGACGATCATCACCATGAACGTGATGTCGACCGTGCCCGAGATCGAGTATGTCGTGGGCGATTCCGGCACGTCACTGATCGTCGCGTGGCACGAGTGCGCGACGAACGCCCGATCCGTTGCCGAGAGCGCCGGCCTGCCGTTCGTCGAGATCGGACCGTTCGACGACGAGGAGGGCGGTCCGGCTCCCGTGACGTCGTTCGTCGATCGTGCGGACGATGACGTCGCAGTGATCCTGTACACCTCCGGCACGACGGGCCGCCCCAAAGGTGCGGCGCTGACCGTCGGGAACATCACTGCGTGTCCCGTCGCGTTCCGGCAGGTGCTCGATCTCGGATCGGCCGAACGGTGGGCGACCGCGCTACCGCTGTTCCACGTGTTCGGCCAGGCGATCGTGATGAACGGGGCGTTGTCGACCGGCGGGAGTCTGTCCTTGCTGAGCCCGTTCACGCCCGCCGCGTTCATGGACCTCCTCCGCGACGAGCGGATCACCATCGCGTGCGGCGTGCCCACGATGTGGAATGCGATGCTCCAGGTGACCGGCGACTATCCACCATCGGACTTCGCCGATCTGCGTCTCGCCTGTTCCGGCGGGGCCTCTCTGCCCGCCGAGGTCATCCGCGCCTTCCAGGAGCGGTTCGGCTGCGCGATCATGGAAGGGTACGGGCTCACCGAGACCTCCGGCGCCGCCACCTTCCGTGGCGCCGACGGCGCCGTCGGATCCGTGGGCCCGGCCCTGCCCGGCTTCACGATCGAGGTGCGTGATCCCGACGGCGAAGTCGTGGCACCCGAGGTGATCGGGGAGATCTTCATCAAGGCCCCGACGGTGATGAAGGAGTACTGGAACCGCCCCGATGCCACCGCCGCCGACCTCACCGACGGCTGGCTGCGCACCGGCGACCTGGGCACCATGGACGCCGACGGTGCCCTGCGCATCGTCGACCGCGCGAAAGACCTCATCATCCGCGGCGGTTACAACGTGTACCCGCGCGAGGTGGAAGAGGTGCTCTACGAACACCCCGACATCGTCGAGGTGGCTGTCGTCGGCGTCGCCGACGATCACTACGGCGAGGAGATCGCCGCCGTCATCACACCCCGGGCCGGCGCCCAACTCGATGCCGATGGATTACGGGAGTGGGCGGGGGAGCGCCTCAGCGCCTACAAGATCCCCCGCATCGTCCAGACCGTCGATGCGCTGCCGAAGGGCGCGACAGGCAAGATCCTCAAGCGTGCGATCGATCGGGACGCGCTGCGTAGGATCGAGCACTGA
- a CDS encoding phosphotriesterase family protein codes for MSTVNTVTGPVDSAELGNVLVHEHVFVLGEEYRENYQYDWDEEEKIAEAARDLRELKSLGMDTILDPTVLGLGRYIPRIQRIAEQIDLNIVVATGLYTYNDIPFQFHYTGPGLLFDVSEPLVTFFVKDLTEGIADTGVKAAFLKCAIEEQGLTPGVERVMRAVGQTSVQTGAPITVHTNPHTQSGLVAQQVLSEEGADLTKVVIGHSGDSTDLDYLMKLADAGSILGMDRFGLDVLLPFEDRINTVVALVEKGYADRMALAHDASCFIDWFGPEAKRQAVPKWNYRHISEDVLPALRERGVSDKDIDTMLVDVPRRYFE; via the coding sequence TTGAGCACCGTCAACACCGTCACCGGTCCCGTCGATTCCGCCGAGCTGGGCAACGTCCTGGTGCACGAGCACGTCTTCGTCCTGGGTGAGGAATACCGCGAGAACTATCAGTACGACTGGGACGAGGAGGAGAAGATCGCGGAGGCGGCCCGCGATCTGCGTGAACTCAAGAGCCTCGGCATGGACACCATCCTGGATCCGACGGTGCTGGGCCTCGGGCGCTACATCCCGAGGATTCAACGGATCGCCGAACAGATCGACCTCAACATCGTCGTCGCCACCGGTCTGTACACGTACAACGACATCCCGTTCCAGTTCCACTACACCGGCCCGGGGCTGTTGTTCGACGTGTCCGAGCCGCTGGTCACCTTCTTCGTGAAGGACCTCACCGAGGGGATCGCCGACACCGGGGTGAAGGCGGCGTTCCTCAAGTGCGCGATCGAGGAACAGGGACTCACGCCCGGCGTGGAGCGGGTGATGCGCGCGGTCGGCCAGACCAGCGTGCAGACCGGTGCACCCATCACCGTGCACACGAATCCGCACACGCAGTCCGGACTGGTTGCGCAACAGGTGCTCTCGGAGGAAGGCGCCGACCTCACCAAGGTGGTCATCGGCCACTCAGGCGACTCCACCGACCTCGACTATCTGATGAAGCTGGCCGACGCCGGCTCGATCCTCGGCATGGATCGCTTCGGGCTCGACGTCCTGCTCCCGTTCGAGGACCGGATCAACACGGTCGTCGCGCTGGTGGAGAAGGGGTACGCGGACCGGATGGCGCTGGCACACGACGCGTCGTGCTTCATCGATTGGTTCGGCCCCGAGGCCAAACGCCAGGCGGTGCCGAAGTGGAACTACCGGCACATCAGCGAGGACGTGCTACCCGCCCTGCGCGAACGCGGGGTCAGCGACAAGGACATCGACACGATGCTCGTCGACGTCCCGCGTCGGTACTTCGAGTGA
- a CDS encoding sulfatase family protein, whose amino-acid sequence MPTTQSFGAAGAEAQSSAAPRENVLLIHWHDLGRHLACYGNEGVDSPNLDELAADGILLTDAHATAPLCSPARGSLFTGRYPHRNGLVGLAHHGFEYRDDVRTLPALLSDVGYRTVLFGMQHESADPTSLGFDTIDVSDSLCDYVVARSQDWLRDHVHASDERPFLLTAGFFETHRPYPADQYKHADPASLDVPSFLPDTDDVREDLAGLHGSITQADAAVGRLLDTVAELGLDETTWIVFFTDHGLAFPRAKSTLYAEGTGIAFIVRPPSRRGVAPHTYNDLFSGVDLTPTILDLLSVPAPTGIDGDSHASQLLVDDAPPVRTEVFTEKTYHDAFDPIRAVRTKEFSYIENYAERPGLLLPLDIADSLSAKSLDPDRISAPRPRHELYDLTADPDERNNLADDPAYAATRRQLEQLLSEWRSRTDDVIPDDHEGTAFAELFMSQYYAKAEETRPDEEALPSRRPRGERRELHGEISTLGKTRHP is encoded by the coding sequence ATGCCGACCACGCAATCCTTTGGCGCGGCAGGCGCTGAAGCGCAGAGCAGTGCAGCGCCGCGCGAGAACGTTCTGCTGATCCACTGGCACGACCTCGGTCGCCACCTCGCCTGCTACGGCAACGAGGGTGTGGACAGCCCGAACCTGGACGAACTCGCCGCGGACGGAATCCTGCTCACCGACGCCCACGCGACCGCGCCGCTGTGTTCACCCGCCCGGGGATCGCTCTTCACCGGCCGATATCCGCATCGCAACGGCCTGGTCGGCCTCGCCCACCACGGGTTCGAATACCGCGACGATGTCCGGACGCTGCCGGCCCTGCTGTCCGACGTCGGCTACCGGACCGTGCTGTTCGGGATGCAGCACGAGAGTGCCGACCCGACCAGCCTCGGATTCGACACCATCGACGTGTCCGACTCGCTGTGCGACTACGTGGTGGCCCGGTCTCAGGACTGGCTGCGCGATCATGTGCACGCCTCCGACGAACGCCCGTTCCTGCTGACCGCCGGATTCTTCGAGACCCATCGCCCGTATCCGGCGGATCAGTACAAGCACGCCGACCCCGCCTCGCTCGATGTGCCGAGCTTCCTGCCCGACACCGACGATGTCCGCGAGGATCTGGCCGGGTTGCACGGCAGCATCACCCAGGCCGACGCCGCGGTCGGTCGGCTGCTCGACACGGTCGCCGAGCTCGGCCTGGACGAGACGACGTGGATCGTCTTCTTCACCGACCACGGACTCGCCTTCCCCCGCGCGAAGTCGACGCTCTATGCCGAGGGCACCGGCATCGCATTCATCGTCCGGCCGCCGTCGCGGCGCGGCGTCGCCCCGCACACCTACAACGACCTGTTCTCCGGGGTGGATCTGACCCCGACGATCCTCGACCTGCTGTCGGTGCCCGCACCCACGGGGATCGACGGCGACTCGCATGCGAGCCAGTTGCTCGTCGACGACGCACCCCCGGTGCGCACGGAGGTCTTCACCGAGAAGACCTACCACGACGCCTTCGACCCGATACGTGCCGTGCGCACAAAGGAATTCAGCTACATCGAGAACTACGCCGAACGTCCGGGGCTGCTCCTGCCCCTCGACATCGCGGACAGTCTCTCGGCGAAGTCCCTGGATCCCGACCGCATCAGCGCCCCGCGACCCCGGCACGAACTCTACGACCTGACTGCCGATCCCGATGAGCGAAACAATCTCGCCGATGACCCGGCGTACGCGGCGACCCGCAGGCAACTCGAGCAACTCCTGTCCGAGTGGCGTTCGCGGACAGATGATGTGATCCCCGACGACCACGAGGGAACGGCGTTCGCGGAGCTCTTCATGTCGCAGTACTACGCGAAAGCCGAGGAAACCCGTCCGGACGAGGAGGCTCTGCCGTCTCGCCGACCGCGTGGCGAACGGCGCGAGCTCCACGGCGAGATCAGCACCCTCGGCAAGACCCGCCACCCCTGA
- the stf0 gene encoding trehalose 2-sulfotransferase, which yields MSDVSNYLVCASQRSGSTLLVESLAASGVAGKPQEFFQYFTASSQAPQPREWFAGVHDPEILDLLAPIDDGIVDTRGSEEWKADILDQGRSPNGVWGGKLMWNQTPLLIARSRVASGSLRTAIRSIFDGVDPVYIHVYREDVVPQAVSMWRAVQTRVWRDEAGVHSSGEDGAVYHAGGIAHLAGILLEQDRNWRRWFAAESIEPVEVGFGDLVRNPTDTTARVLSAIGQDPDLAPPPPLKPQSNARSKEWADHYRIDATRNGYPL from the coding sequence GTGTCCGACGTCTCGAACTACCTCGTGTGCGCGAGTCAGCGCAGCGGCAGCACTCTGTTGGTGGAGTCGCTCGCCGCGTCCGGCGTCGCGGGTAAGCCGCAGGAGTTCTTCCAGTACTTCACGGCGTCGTCGCAGGCGCCGCAACCGCGGGAATGGTTCGCGGGTGTTCACGACCCCGAGATCCTGGACCTCCTCGCCCCGATCGACGACGGCATCGTCGACACCCGTGGCAGCGAGGAGTGGAAGGCCGACATCCTCGATCAGGGGCGGTCACCCAACGGGGTGTGGGGCGGGAAGCTGATGTGGAATCAGACTCCCCTGTTGATCGCCCGCAGCCGCGTGGCGTCGGGATCGTTGCGCACGGCCATCCGATCGATCTTCGACGGTGTGGACCCGGTGTACATCCACGTCTACCGGGAAGACGTGGTGCCGCAGGCGGTCTCGATGTGGCGGGCGGTGCAGACCCGGGTCTGGCGCGACGAGGCGGGCGTGCATTCCTCCGGTGAGGACGGCGCCGTCTACCACGCCGGCGGCATCGCGCACCTCGCCGGAATCCTCCTCGAGCAGGACCGCAACTGGCGTCGCTGGTTCGCCGCCGAATCGATCGAGCCGGTCGAGGTCGGCTTCGGTGATCTGGTGCGCAACCCCACCGACACCACGGCACGCGTGCTCTCGGCGATCGGCCAGGACCCCGACCTCGCGCCCCCGCCACCGCTCAAACCGCAGTCCAACGCCCGCTCCAAGGAATGGGCGGATCACTACCGCATCGACGCGACACGGAACGGATACCCACTATGA